From the genome of Aquila chrysaetos chrysaetos chromosome 12, bAquChr1.4, whole genome shotgun sequence, one region includes:
- the MICOS13 gene encoding MICOS complex subunit MIC13 isoform X6: MAGRLFPAVKFVIKGGLAGAAVYVAYDQGLLGSGTQGAEALKKAQAALPPAIQEWTRYIGWELPPTPRFDFSPSDSWNKGVQTVMSALSVAPARACEYTVEGWKFVKDLVK; encoded by the exons GTTTGTCATCAAAGGAGgcctggctggagctgctgtATACGTGGCATATGATCAGGGGCTGCTGGGCAGTGGCACACAAGGTGCTGAAGCCCTTAAAAAAGCTCAAGCAGCACTGCCTCCAGCTATCCAAGAGTGGACAAGGTACATAGGCTGGGAG cTCCCACCCACTCCAAGATTTGACTTTTCCCCCTCTGATTCCTGGAATAAAG GAGTGCAGACAGTCATGTCTGCCTTGTCTGTAGCTCCCGCCAGGGCCTGTGAATACACTGTGGAAGGCTGGAAGTTTGTGAAGGATCTTGTCAAATGA
- the MICOS13 gene encoding MICOS complex subunit MIC13 isoform X2 — MDVLHTAKSYSSFYQRFVIKGGLAGAAVYVAYDQGLLGSGTQGAEALKKAQAALPPAIQEWTRYIGWELPPTPRFDFSPSDSWNKETLFADKKQYKLGDGKGVSQKARIFSCYPSLLPQEMDSSSEEEEKQRLQHTSQFPAKNQSFQHPVKEPEPYLCHFHGGRRKLPGELSLLLNPLADSMWCQRLHLILEPQ; from the exons ATGGATGTCTTACACACTGCAAAATCCTATAGTTCCTTTTATCAAAG GTTTGTCATCAAAGGAGgcctggctggagctgctgtATACGTGGCATATGATCAGGGGCTGCTGGGCAGTGGCACACAAGGTGCTGAAGCCCTTAAAAAAGCTCAAGCAGCACTGCCTCCAGCTATCCAAGAGTGGACAAGGTACATAGGCTGGGAG cTCCCACCCACTCCAAGATTTGACTTTTCCCCCTCTGATTCCTGGAATAAAG aaacctTGTTTGCTGATAAGAAGCAATACAAATTGGGAGACGGGAAGGGAGTTTCCCAGAAAGCAAGAATATTCTCTTGCTATCCATCTCTTCTTCCACAGGAGATGGATAGCTCctctgaagaggaagagaagcaaagattACAGCACACTTCTCAGTTCCCTGCCAAAAA tcaaTCATTTCAACACCCTGTCAAAGAACCAGAGCCTTACCTATGTCACTTTCATGGTGGAAGAAGAAAGTTACCTGGAGAATTGTCCTTGCTACTGAATCCTCTAGCAGACTCCATGTG GTGCCAGAGGCTTCACCTTATTCTAGAGCCTCAATAA
- the MICOS13 gene encoding MICOS complex subunit MIC13 isoform X4, with amino-acid sequence MAGRLFPAVKFVIKGGLAGAAVYVAYDQGLLGSGTQGAEALKKAQAALPPAIQEWTRYIGWELPPTPRFDFSPSDSWNKETLFADKKQYKLGDGKGVSQKARIFSCYPSLLPQEMDSSSEEEEKQRLQHTSQFPAKNYVQDMKRQETEKANQLSAVVSYLCCYEGFLQKEDSTSCCQSEDCQKRNPPACPENKKKKDTLKANSLQAGLQRESRSRIAWTYRVLKVHVCKSLSSDADFVIDLWSCPSVHTH; translated from the exons GTTTGTCATCAAAGGAGgcctggctggagctgctgtATACGTGGCATATGATCAGGGGCTGCTGGGCAGTGGCACACAAGGTGCTGAAGCCCTTAAAAAAGCTCAAGCAGCACTGCCTCCAGCTATCCAAGAGTGGACAAGGTACATAGGCTGGGAG cTCCCACCCACTCCAAGATTTGACTTTTCCCCCTCTGATTCCTGGAATAAAG aaacctTGTTTGCTGATAAGAAGCAATACAAATTGGGAGACGGGAAGGGAGTTTCCCAGAAAGCAAGAATATTCTCTTGCTATCCATCTCTTCTTCCACAGGAGATGGATAGCTCctctgaagaggaagagaagcaaagattACAGCACACTTCTCAGTTCCCTGCCAAAAA CTATGTCCAGGACATGAAAaggcaggaaacagaaaaagccaaTCAGTTATCTGCAGTTGTCTCTTACCTTTGCTGCTACGAAGGGTTCTTGCAAAAGGAAGACAGTACCAGTTGCTGCCAAAGTGAGGATTGTCAGAAGCGTAATCCACCGGCATGtccagagaacaaaaaaaaaaaagacacgtTAAAGGCCAATTCTCTGCAGGCTGGACTCCAGAGGGAGTCCAGGAGTCGCATAGCTTGGACCTATCGGGTCTTGAAGGTACATGTCTGCAAATCCCTTTCAAGTGATGCAGACTTTGTCATAGACCTTTGGAGCTGCCCTTCTGTACATACCCACTGA
- the MICOS13 gene encoding MICOS complex subunit MIC13 isoform X1 → MDVLHTAKSYSSFYQRFVIKGGLAGAAVYVAYDQGLLGSGTQGAEALKKAQAALPPAIQEWTRYIGWELPPTPRFDFSPSDSWNKETLFADKKQYKLGDGKGVSQKARIFSCYPSLLPQEMDSSSEEEEKQRLQHTSQFPAKNQSFQHPVKEPEPYLCHFHGGRRKLPGELSLLLNPLADSMWADRMVLPTTTNRGRTTTLKIPSFDSNAR, encoded by the exons ATGGATGTCTTACACACTGCAAAATCCTATAGTTCCTTTTATCAAAG GTTTGTCATCAAAGGAGgcctggctggagctgctgtATACGTGGCATATGATCAGGGGCTGCTGGGCAGTGGCACACAAGGTGCTGAAGCCCTTAAAAAAGCTCAAGCAGCACTGCCTCCAGCTATCCAAGAGTGGACAAGGTACATAGGCTGGGAG cTCCCACCCACTCCAAGATTTGACTTTTCCCCCTCTGATTCCTGGAATAAAG aaacctTGTTTGCTGATAAGAAGCAATACAAATTGGGAGACGGGAAGGGAGTTTCCCAGAAAGCAAGAATATTCTCTTGCTATCCATCTCTTCTTCCACAGGAGATGGATAGCTCctctgaagaggaagagaagcaaagattACAGCACACTTCTCAGTTCCCTGCCAAAAA tcaaTCATTTCAACACCCTGTCAAAGAACCAGAGCCTTACCTATGTCACTTTCATGGTGGAAGAAGAAAGTTACCTGGAGAATTGTCCTTGCTACTGAATCCTCTAGCAGACTCCATGTG ggCTGACAGGATGGTGCTTCCAACAACTACAAACCGGGGAAGAACCACTACCCTGAAAATACCAAGCTTTGATAGTAATGCTAggtaa
- the MICOS13 gene encoding MICOS complex subunit MIC13 isoform X5 produces the protein MDVLHTAKSYSSFYQRFVIKGGLAGAAVYVAYDQGLLGSGTQGAEALKKAQAALPPAIQEWTRYIGWELPPTPRFDFSPSDSWNKGVQTVMSALSVAPARACEYTVEGWKFVKDLVK, from the exons ATGGATGTCTTACACACTGCAAAATCCTATAGTTCCTTTTATCAAAG GTTTGTCATCAAAGGAGgcctggctggagctgctgtATACGTGGCATATGATCAGGGGCTGCTGGGCAGTGGCACACAAGGTGCTGAAGCCCTTAAAAAAGCTCAAGCAGCACTGCCTCCAGCTATCCAAGAGTGGACAAGGTACATAGGCTGGGAG cTCCCACCCACTCCAAGATTTGACTTTTCCCCCTCTGATTCCTGGAATAAAG GAGTGCAGACAGTCATGTCTGCCTTGTCTGTAGCTCCCGCCAGGGCCTGTGAATACACTGTGGAAGGCTGGAAGTTTGTGAAGGATCTTGTCAAATGA
- the MICOS13 gene encoding MICOS complex subunit MIC13 isoform X3 → MDVLHTAKSYSSFYQRFVIKGGLAGAAVYVAYDQGLLGSGTQGAEALKKAQAALPPAIQEWTRYIGWELPPTPRFDFSPSDSWNKETLFADKKQYKLGDGKGVSQKARIFSCYPSLLPQEMDSSSEEEEKQRLQHTSQFPAKNQSFQHPVKEPEPYLCHFHGGRRKLPGELSLLLNPLADSM, encoded by the exons ATGGATGTCTTACACACTGCAAAATCCTATAGTTCCTTTTATCAAAG GTTTGTCATCAAAGGAGgcctggctggagctgctgtATACGTGGCATATGATCAGGGGCTGCTGGGCAGTGGCACACAAGGTGCTGAAGCCCTTAAAAAAGCTCAAGCAGCACTGCCTCCAGCTATCCAAGAGTGGACAAGGTACATAGGCTGGGAG cTCCCACCCACTCCAAGATTTGACTTTTCCCCCTCTGATTCCTGGAATAAAG aaacctTGTTTGCTGATAAGAAGCAATACAAATTGGGAGACGGGAAGGGAGTTTCCCAGAAAGCAAGAATATTCTCTTGCTATCCATCTCTTCTTCCACAGGAGATGGATAGCTCctctgaagaggaagagaagcaaagattACAGCACACTTCTCAGTTCCCTGCCAAAAA tcaaTCATTTCAACACCCTGTCAAAGAACCAGAGCCTTACCTATGTCACTTTCATGGTGGAAGAAGAAAGTTACCTGGAGAATTGTCCTTGCTACTGAATCCTCTAGCAGACTCCATGTG A